One Gordonia zhaorongruii DNA segment encodes these proteins:
- a CDS encoding histidine phosphatase family protein, whose protein sequence is MHTIVVAGRTAPNRAVRFGGENDDLDARGRRDAGALRSGLPAEACVVAGPEASVRQTAGLLGRPFDVDPALLSLDVGRWFGRGPESVDQDELAAWFGHPEGAPHGGEAVADFVARVRAALAAHDDGCILVVASPVAQAMLCASAEEFFGVRVHPGSMVRVPEPS, encoded by the coding sequence GTGCACACGATCGTCGTCGCCGGCCGGACTGCGCCCAATCGAGCAGTCCGGTTCGGCGGCGAGAACGACGATCTCGACGCGCGGGGCAGACGCGACGCCGGAGCGCTGAGATCGGGGCTCCCCGCGGAGGCATGCGTGGTGGCCGGTCCGGAGGCATCGGTCCGGCAGACCGCTGGACTGCTGGGCCGACCGTTCGACGTCGACCCGGCATTGCTCTCCCTCGACGTCGGCCGGTGGTTCGGACGGGGGCCGGAGTCGGTGGATCAGGACGAACTGGCCGCGTGGTTCGGCCACCCCGAAGGCGCGCCGCACGGGGGCGAGGCCGTCGCCGACTTCGTGGCGCGCGTCCGGGCAGCGCTCGCGGCGCATGACGACGGGTGCATCCTCGTCGTGGCTTCACCGGTGGCTCAGGCGATGCTGTGCGCGTCGGCCGAGGAGTTCTTCGGTGTCAGGGTGCACCCGGGTTCGATGGTCCGGGTGCCGGAACCTTCGTAG
- a CDS encoding acyl-CoA dehydrogenase family protein, producing MFEWSDEDLMVRDAVRGFIDKEVRPHVDELESGQLPPYDIIRKLLSTFGMDAMNSENLEKDLAAQEAGEEKKSGGGSNTLANTMFLILNMEMAGVSLGLISSMGVSLGLAVSTIRSRGTLEQKRRWLPDLVTMRKVGAWAITEPDSGSDALGGMKTTVRRDGDDYILRGNKTFITNGPYADTIVVFAKLDEGDGTPMRDRKVLTFVLDAGMEGLTLGKPFKKMGMMSSPTGELFFDGVRLSRDRLLGETEDTGKDKSGGDNAKAGFTAERIGIAALSLGIINEAQRLSIEYAKERTLWGQEIAKFQLIQLKLAEMEIARLNVQNMLFVAIEAAQAGKPPSLAQASAMKLYSSRAATEVAMEAVQLFGGNGYMAEYRVEQLARDAKSLMIYAGSNEIQVTHVAKGLVRG from the coding sequence ATGTTCGAGTGGTCCGACGAAGACCTGATGGTCCGTGACGCCGTCCGCGGATTCATCGACAAAGAGGTCCGGCCTCACGTCGACGAGCTGGAGAGCGGCCAGCTCCCGCCGTACGACATCATTCGCAAGCTGCTGTCCACGTTCGGTATGGACGCCATGAACTCCGAGAACCTGGAGAAGGACCTCGCGGCCCAGGAAGCGGGCGAGGAGAAGAAGTCGGGCGGTGGCTCCAACACGCTGGCGAACACGATGTTCCTCATCCTCAACATGGAGATGGCGGGCGTGAGCCTCGGCCTGATCTCCTCGATGGGGGTGTCGCTGGGCCTTGCGGTCTCGACGATCCGCAGCCGCGGGACCCTCGAGCAGAAGCGACGTTGGCTGCCCGACCTGGTCACCATGCGCAAGGTGGGCGCGTGGGCGATCACCGAGCCGGACAGCGGCTCGGACGCGCTCGGCGGCATGAAGACGACGGTGCGTCGTGACGGCGACGACTACATCCTGCGCGGCAACAAGACCTTCATCACCAACGGGCCCTACGCCGACACGATCGTGGTGTTCGCCAAGCTCGACGAGGGCGACGGCACCCCGATGCGCGACCGCAAGGTCCTCACCTTCGTGCTCGATGCCGGTATGGAGGGGCTAACGCTCGGCAAGCCCTTCAAGAAGATGGGCATGATGAGCTCGCCGACAGGTGAGCTCTTCTTCGACGGCGTTCGCCTCTCCCGCGATCGTCTCCTCGGCGAGACCGAGGACACCGGTAAGGACAAGAGCGGGGGCGACAACGCGAAGGCCGGATTCACGGCGGAGCGCATCGGCATCGCGGCATTGTCGTTGGGAATCATCAACGAAGCCCAGCGTCTGTCGATCGAGTACGCCAAGGAGCGCACTCTCTGGGGACAGGAGATCGCCAAGTTCCAGCTCATCCAGCTCAAGCTCGCGGAGATGGAGATCGCCCGCCTGAACGTGCAGAACATGCTGTTCGTCGCGATCGAGGCGGCCCAGGCGGGCAAGCCGCCGAGCCTGGCTCAGGCGTCGGCCATGAAGCTGTACTCGTCACGCGCGGCGACCGAGGTGGCGATGGAGGCCGTCCAGCTGTTCGGTGGCAACGGGTACATGGCCGAGTACCGGGTGGAGCAGCTCGCACGCGACGCGAAGTCGTTGATGATCTACGCCGGATCGAACGAGATCCAGGTGACGCACGTCGCCAAGGGGCTGGTCCGAGGCTGA
- a CDS encoding CbtB domain-containing protein encodes MTVSSISAPERRIGTLAVPDISAVNTALWLTATVLVAALAYYFLGYDQGAVSVFGDDTHVHEFVHDARHFLGFPCH; translated from the coding sequence ATGACCGTCTCCTCGATCTCCGCCCCCGAACGGCGGATCGGCACGCTCGCAGTGCCCGATATCTCCGCGGTGAACACCGCACTCTGGCTCACCGCGACGGTGCTGGTGGCCGCCCTCGCCTACTACTTCCTGGGATACGACCAGGGTGCGGTCTCGGTCTTCGGCGACGACACTCACGTGCACGAGTTCGTGCACGATGCGCGTCACTTCCTCGGCTTTCCCTGTCACTGA
- a CDS encoding CbtA family protein, which yields MERRFIGAGVLAGLVAGIISFVFARIFIEPQVAAAIDYEDERSHAEAALTGGGHDHEHELFTRSIQENIGAGVGTVVFAVAIGALFAVAFTVLWAYVGRRWPAADPRTIAAALGGTGFVAVIGVPYFVYPPNPPAVGDADTIGSRSSSYLTLTVVSLILAIAAVVVVMLLWSRLGGLLAGIVGTVGYLVGATVTAALLPEFREVPGPVMDGDTIVGAGFPGQVVADFRVYAIANQVLMWTVLTVVFGLVLGALMRRSAASDRRRESVAA from the coding sequence ATGGAACGCAGATTCATCGGCGCGGGAGTCCTCGCCGGTCTGGTAGCAGGCATCATCAGCTTCGTCTTCGCGCGGATCTTCATCGAACCGCAGGTGGCCGCGGCGATCGACTACGAGGACGAACGATCGCATGCCGAGGCGGCGCTCACCGGAGGTGGACACGACCACGAGCACGAGCTGTTCACCCGGTCGATTCAGGAGAACATCGGAGCCGGTGTCGGCACGGTGGTGTTCGCAGTCGCGATCGGCGCGTTGTTCGCCGTCGCATTCACCGTCCTGTGGGCGTACGTCGGACGCCGGTGGCCCGCAGCTGATCCGCGCACGATCGCGGCAGCGCTCGGCGGTACCGGTTTCGTCGCGGTGATCGGCGTGCCGTACTTCGTGTACCCGCCTAACCCGCCTGCCGTCGGCGATGCGGACACCATCGGCAGCCGGTCGAGCTCCTATCTGACGCTCACGGTGGTATCGCTGATTCTGGCGATCGCCGCAGTCGTGGTGGTGATGCTGCTGTGGTCGCGCCTGGGTGGCTTGCTCGCCGGCATCGTGGGGACCGTCGGCTACCTCGTGGGCGCGACCGTCACGGCGGCGCTCCTCCCGGAGTTTCGCGAGGTCCCGGGGCCGGTGATGGATGGGGACACCATCGTGGGCGCAGGTTTCCCGGGCCAGGTGGTGGCGGACTTCCGCGTATACGCGATCGCCAATCAGGTGCTCATGTGGACCGTGCTGACCGTCGTGTTCGGACTGGTCCTCGGCGCCCTCATGCGCCGGAGTGCGGCAAGCGATCGGCGCCGCGAATCCGTCGCCGCCTGA
- the putP gene encoding sodium/proline symporter PutP, translated as MSIESDGNAFQIFAVVLYFAAMLGIGWYAYRKTRSNLDGYMLADRGLKPWIAALSAGASDMSGWLLMGLPGAMYLSGLSEAWIMIGLLVGAWANWKMSAPRLRAYTEVAGNSITIPSFFEHRLRDSSRILRITCGVIILVFFTFYVSSGMVASGKFFDSAFGVDYTLGMLIVAAITMLYTLFGGFLGASLTDVAQGVLVVIALLAVPIIGIINLGGIGATLDGVRSVDPTHLSFFAGSSAIAIISSAAWGLGYFGQPHIIVRFMALRSPAEAGVARRIGIGWMFLCAIGAVGTALVGIAYFAEHTAEAPDDAETVFLALSQILFHPFIAGLVLAAVLAAIMSTISSQLIVCSSALIEDLYKLVAEKSGRGRDLAEITYVRLGRIGVLGIAIIAALLALSPSNSILDLVAFAWAGFGSAFGPTVVMSLYWRRLTRWGALAGIIVGAVVAYAWGQSWLTWGESWLNDVYEIIPGVAASIIAAVIVSLATYRPNAEIDDEFDTAKALAKAPGRPVAEAVG; from the coding sequence ATGTCCATAGAGTCCGACGGCAATGCGTTTCAGATCTTCGCCGTCGTCCTGTATTTCGCCGCCATGCTCGGCATCGGCTGGTACGCGTACCGGAAGACCCGGAGCAACCTCGACGGTTACATGCTGGCCGATCGCGGACTCAAACCGTGGATCGCGGCGCTGTCGGCCGGCGCATCGGACATGTCAGGCTGGCTGCTCATGGGGCTGCCCGGTGCGATGTACCTGTCCGGGCTCTCCGAAGCCTGGATCATGATCGGCCTGCTCGTCGGCGCATGGGCGAACTGGAAGATGTCCGCTCCGCGCCTGCGCGCGTACACCGAGGTCGCCGGAAACTCGATCACCATCCCGAGCTTCTTCGAGCACCGGCTCCGCGACTCGTCTCGGATCCTCCGCATCACGTGCGGAGTCATCATCCTGGTGTTCTTCACCTTCTACGTGTCGAGCGGCATGGTGGCGTCCGGCAAGTTCTTCGACAGCGCATTCGGCGTCGACTACACGCTCGGCATGCTGATCGTTGCGGCGATCACCATGCTGTACACCCTGTTCGGCGGTTTCCTCGGAGCCTCCCTCACCGACGTCGCGCAGGGTGTCCTCGTCGTCATCGCCCTTCTCGCCGTCCCCATCATCGGCATCATCAACCTTGGCGGCATCGGTGCGACGCTCGACGGCGTCCGCTCCGTCGATCCCACTCACCTGAGCTTCTTCGCAGGCAGTTCGGCGATCGCCATCATCTCCTCGGCCGCATGGGGTCTGGGCTACTTCGGCCAACCGCACATCATCGTCCGCTTCATGGCACTGCGCTCTCCGGCCGAAGCCGGCGTCGCGCGCCGCATCGGCATCGGCTGGATGTTCTTGTGTGCGATCGGCGCCGTCGGCACCGCCCTGGTCGGGATCGCGTACTTCGCCGAGCACACCGCCGAAGCCCCCGACGACGCCGAGACGGTGTTCCTGGCGTTGTCGCAGATCCTGTTCCACCCGTTCATCGCAGGTCTCGTTCTCGCCGCCGTCCTGGCCGCGATCATGTCCACCATCTCGTCACAGCTCATCGTGTGCTCATCGGCTCTGATCGAGGATCTCTACAAGCTGGTTGCCGAGAAGTCGGGCCGAGGCCGCGACCTCGCGGAGATCACCTACGTCCGCCTCGGCCGAATCGGCGTGCTCGGCATCGCGATCATCGCCGCACTGCTGGCGCTGTCGCCGTCGAACAGCATTCTGGATCTGGTGGCCTTCGCCTGGGCCGGGTTCGGTTCGGCGTTCGGCCCGACGGTCGTCATGTCGTTGTACTGGCGCCGGCTCACCCGTTGGGGCGCTCTGGCGGGCATCATCGTCGGCGCCGTCGTCGCCTACGCGTGGGGTCAGTCGTGGCTCACTTGGGGCGAGTCCTGGCTCAACGACGTCTACGAGATCATTCCGGGTGTGGCCGCCAGCATCATCGCGGCGGTGATCGTCAGCCTGGCGACCTATCGCCCGAACGCGGAGATCGACGACGAGTTCGACACGGCGAAGGCCCTCGCGAAGGCGCCGGGCCGACCGGTCGCCGAAGCAGTGGGCTGA
- a CDS encoding PucR family transcriptional regulator yields the protein MAQQTGPVLGDVIAALDTAVHWTETDAGEQPRVGRVAILDADDLASGTSMPTDLALLVGVDAASVRTWLSEPGEQKPAAVLTKAFGRADEARDLVADSGVALVGLDVRARWDRVLASVQATVDRAHQEALVPAGFGAPVDVDLTGLVGLVAQGTGGLVSIEDATSARVLAYSPSNGAADDLRVQTILGREGPTVYLALLREWGVFDAIRKGGEVVDVPEHPEQAMRRRLVVGVHSGAGRHLGSIWVQEGAAPLSVDAAEVLRGAAAVAARILTREMQAPSTEMQIVERLLGEHGGIDASSAGAYLRWPTDDAVAVVGVAAAGESIAGHSDEMASVGGSLRLHASAFAPSALTAVIGERAYLLMPAAAVEPVTRWARGLVARFDGDPSLQGSQLHAAVVHPVGGLAGVAGARDEVDRVLSATSMPRGDRVTTLAQARTAVLLGEIVDAIVDRDELVDPRVAALGAYDAVHASQLVPSLQAYLDAHGNVRDAARRLDIHPNTLRYRIDRAQQMSGLRLDDPADRLLTALQLAAGFAARGGGRDR from the coding sequence ATGGCGCAGCAGACCGGTCCGGTACTGGGGGATGTCATCGCAGCACTGGACACCGCGGTCCACTGGACCGAGACCGATGCGGGTGAGCAGCCCCGAGTCGGGCGGGTTGCGATCCTGGACGCCGACGACCTGGCGTCGGGGACGAGCATGCCCACCGACCTGGCACTGCTCGTCGGAGTCGACGCCGCGAGCGTCCGGACGTGGCTCTCCGAGCCGGGCGAGCAGAAGCCTGCGGCTGTGCTCACGAAGGCGTTCGGCAGGGCAGACGAGGCACGGGACCTCGTGGCGGATTCCGGCGTCGCCCTGGTCGGGCTGGATGTGCGAGCACGCTGGGACCGGGTACTGGCGTCGGTCCAGGCGACGGTGGATCGCGCACACCAGGAGGCGCTGGTACCCGCCGGGTTCGGCGCGCCGGTCGACGTCGATCTCACCGGACTCGTCGGACTCGTCGCGCAGGGCACCGGTGGTCTGGTGTCGATCGAGGACGCCACCAGTGCCCGAGTGCTCGCGTACTCACCGTCCAACGGCGCGGCCGATGATCTTCGGGTGCAGACGATCCTGGGGCGGGAGGGTCCGACCGTCTACCTGGCGCTGCTGCGCGAGTGGGGCGTGTTCGACGCGATCCGCAAGGGCGGCGAGGTGGTCGATGTTCCGGAGCATCCGGAACAGGCGATGCGCAGACGACTGGTGGTCGGCGTGCACAGCGGCGCGGGCAGGCACCTGGGGTCGATCTGGGTACAGGAAGGGGCTGCGCCGTTGTCGGTCGACGCCGCCGAGGTGCTGCGCGGTGCCGCTGCGGTCGCGGCCCGCATCCTGACCCGGGAGATGCAGGCTCCGTCGACCGAGATGCAGATAGTGGAGCGTCTTCTCGGCGAGCACGGCGGGATCGACGCATCGTCGGCCGGCGCGTACCTGCGCTGGCCCACCGACGACGCGGTAGCGGTGGTCGGCGTCGCGGCCGCCGGTGAGTCGATCGCCGGACACTCCGACGAGATGGCGTCGGTCGGCGGTTCGCTGCGCCTGCACGCGAGTGCGTTCGCGCCGTCAGCGCTCACGGCGGTCATCGGCGAACGTGCGTACCTGTTGATGCCGGCGGCCGCAGTCGAGCCCGTCACCCGGTGGGCCCGTGGGCTCGTGGCCCGGTTCGACGGCGATCCATCGCTGCAGGGATCGCAGCTGCACGCCGCCGTGGTTCATCCGGTCGGCGGGCTGGCCGGGGTGGCCGGGGCGCGGGACGAGGTGGACAGGGTTCTGTCGGCGACGTCCATGCCGCGCGGCGACCGCGTCACCACGCTCGCGCAGGCACGCACCGCGGTGCTGCTGGGCGAGATCGTCGACGCCATCGTCGACCGCGACGAGTTGGTGGATCCGCGTGTGGCCGCGCTGGGCGCATACGATGCCGTCCACGCCTCACAGCTCGTTCCGAGTCTGCAGGCGTACCTCGACGCCCACGGCAACGTGCGTGATGCGGCACGCCGGTTGGACATCCACCCCAACACTCTCCGCTACCGCATCGACCGTGCGCAGCAGATGTCCGGACTCCGACTCGACGACCCGGCCGACCGGCTCCTGACCGCGCTTCAGCTCGCCGCAGGATTCGCGGCCCGCGGCGGCGGTCGGGACCGCTGA
- a CDS encoding bifunctional proline dehydrogenase/L-glutamate gamma-semialdehyde dehydrogenase — MTTTPSIDATDLAALATRARAQVTTWLHAAEVLHAPPHASARRLAAVLSDPRGLDFTVGFVDRVIGVEDTTAAAQALTELVAEAPSSLGVLDRVQLRTGAALAGRFPQVVIPIARARMRSMVGHMIVDARNRPFSKAVKTLRGSGHRLNVNPLGEAVLGDGEADNHLAAARALLRRSDVDYVSIKVSSVASQISMWAFDETVDYVVERLAPMYLEAAASRAGTKFINLDMEEYRDLNLTIAVFTRLLSDPALHEYEGGIVLQAYLPDALGAVQRLSAFAADRVARGGAGIKVRLVKGANLAMETVHAESAGWPQVTCESKAATDANYKLVLHWLLRDGAMAGMRIGVAGHNLFDIAFAHLLAEQRGVADRVEFEMLQGMASEQAEVVSTDVGRLLLYVPTVKPSEFDVAISYLVRRLEENATSDNFMSGIFDLKPGSEVFVREADRFRSSVDGLSRILTDGGHTPPGANHRQDRAAYEAGEPHAFDDDRPSPAPSPASLPAPLLPAFRNEPDTDPSLPANQAWARDAIERGAEPGWLDAQPVPRSIAEHDVDALVAEARAAATAWASRSARERAIILYRAADLLAHRRGHLVSLAAAEAGKSVAQSDPEISEAIDFARYYAHRALELDEIDGAEFTPDRVVVVTPPWNFPIAIPAGGTFAALAAGTSVIHKPSAPTPRCSMAILETLWEAGVPDDVLHGVFPDEGPAGRRLISHPDVDRVILTGASDTAALFQSWRTDLQVNAETSGKNALVITPSADRDLAIADLVHSAFGHAGQKCSAASLAILVGSVYESARFRRQLVDAASSIVTDWPTNLSSTVGPLTEAPSDKLIRALTTLEPGETWLLKPRRLDGTGRLWSPGIKDGVSPGSFFHLTECFGPVLGLMRADDLDDAIDLQNRPDFGLTAGLHSLEPREVRTWLDRVQAGNLYVNRGITGAIVRRQPFGGWKRSSVGLGSKAGGPNYLMLMGTWTDDPTPRAAAAPALPVVADFAGEAGHALESADAQWLTTALADDDRAWHAEFGTPRDETGLSGEANVFRYCRSRVLLRVSADASAAHTARLIAAALRANADITISVAPGLRIATAHVLQAAARAGLDVQEADDHAFRSSLTTTTVPRIRTVGSVPSPIREAIAARPDVALLDDAVTSSGRVELRYWLAEQAVSMTLHRFGNPNHAFHELAAALCSPACPRPGGISISSPADH, encoded by the coding sequence ATGACGACCACGCCGAGTATCGACGCCACCGATCTGGCCGCACTGGCGACTCGCGCACGTGCACAGGTGACGACCTGGCTCCACGCCGCCGAGGTCCTGCACGCGCCACCGCACGCCTCGGCACGCCGCCTGGCCGCCGTCCTCTCCGATCCGCGAGGCCTCGACTTCACCGTCGGCTTCGTCGATCGCGTGATCGGTGTCGAGGACACGACAGCAGCCGCGCAGGCCCTCACCGAACTCGTCGCCGAGGCGCCGTCGTCACTCGGTGTGCTCGACAGAGTCCAGTTGCGCACCGGGGCCGCCTTGGCCGGACGGTTTCCGCAGGTCGTCATTCCCATCGCGCGCGCTCGGATGAGATCGATGGTGGGTCACATGATCGTCGACGCCCGCAACCGGCCGTTCTCGAAGGCCGTGAAGACCCTGCGCGGCTCCGGCCATCGCCTCAACGTCAATCCGCTCGGTGAGGCCGTTCTCGGCGACGGCGAGGCCGACAATCATCTCGCCGCCGCCCGCGCACTACTGCGCCGCAGCGACGTCGACTACGTGTCGATCAAGGTCTCGTCGGTCGCGTCGCAGATCTCGATGTGGGCGTTCGACGAGACCGTCGACTACGTCGTTGAGCGCCTCGCACCCATGTACCTGGAGGCTGCGGCATCCCGAGCGGGAACCAAGTTCATCAACCTCGATATGGAGGAGTACCGGGACCTGAATCTGACCATCGCGGTGTTCACCCGCCTCCTGTCCGATCCGGCGTTGCACGAATACGAGGGCGGCATCGTGCTCCAGGCGTACCTTCCGGACGCCCTCGGCGCCGTGCAACGCCTGTCCGCGTTCGCTGCCGACCGCGTCGCTCGCGGCGGAGCCGGGATCAAGGTCCGATTGGTGAAGGGCGCCAACCTGGCGATGGAGACCGTGCACGCCGAATCGGCGGGCTGGCCGCAGGTCACGTGCGAGTCGAAGGCCGCGACCGACGCCAACTACAAACTGGTCCTGCACTGGCTCCTCCGTGACGGGGCGATGGCGGGCATGCGCATCGGCGTCGCGGGTCACAACCTCTTCGACATCGCCTTCGCCCATCTCCTCGCCGAGCAGCGCGGCGTCGCCGACCGCGTCGAGTTCGAGATGCTGCAGGGCATGGCGTCCGAACAGGCCGAGGTGGTCAGCACCGACGTCGGTCGCCTGCTGCTGTACGTGCCGACGGTGAAGCCGAGCGAGTTCGACGTCGCCATCTCATATCTCGTGCGCCGTCTCGAGGAGAACGCCACCTCGGACAACTTCATGTCCGGCATCTTCGACCTGAAGCCCGGCAGCGAGGTCTTCGTCCGCGAAGCCGACCGGTTCCGAAGCAGTGTCGACGGGCTCTCGCGAATTCTCACGGACGGCGGTCACACCCCGCCTGGGGCGAATCATCGGCAGGACCGGGCCGCGTACGAGGCCGGGGAACCCCATGCCTTCGATGACGATCGCCCATCGCCCGCACCGTCGCCCGCATCGCTGCCCGCACCGCTGTTGCCCGCCTTCCGCAACGAACCCGACACCGACCCGTCACTTCCCGCCAATCAGGCGTGGGCACGCGACGCGATCGAGCGCGGTGCGGAGCCGGGGTGGCTCGACGCGCAGCCGGTCCCCCGGTCGATCGCCGAGCACGACGTCGACGCACTCGTCGCCGAGGCTCGCGCCGCGGCCACGGCGTGGGCCTCGAGGTCGGCTCGGGAGCGTGCGATCATTCTGTACCGTGCCGCGGATCTGCTGGCTCACCGGCGCGGGCATCTCGTCTCCCTCGCTGCCGCGGAAGCGGGAAAGTCGGTGGCGCAGTCCGATCCGGAGATCTCCGAGGCCATCGACTTCGCTCGCTACTACGCGCATCGTGCACTCGAACTCGACGAGATCGATGGCGCCGAGTTCACTCCCGACCGCGTCGTCGTGGTGACTCCGCCGTGGAACTTCCCCATCGCCATCCCCGCCGGTGGCACGTTCGCAGCGCTCGCCGCGGGTACGTCCGTGATCCACAAGCCCTCTGCCCCGACCCCGCGGTGCTCGATGGCGATCCTCGAGACGCTATGGGAGGCAGGTGTTCCCGACGACGTCCTCCACGGAGTGTTCCCCGACGAGGGGCCCGCAGGCCGACGACTAATCAGCCATCCGGACGTGGACCGGGTGATTCTGACCGGTGCATCGGACACGGCCGCCCTGTTCCAGTCCTGGCGCACCGACCTGCAGGTCAACGCCGAGACGTCGGGCAAGAACGCTCTCGTCATCACCCCGTCCGCCGACCGCGATCTGGCCATCGCCGACCTCGTGCACAGCGCGTTCGGGCACGCGGGCCAGAAATGCTCGGCGGCCTCACTCGCCATTCTGGTCGGCAGCGTCTACGAGTCGGCGCGTTTTCGACGCCAGTTGGTGGACGCCGCGTCCTCGATCGTCACCGACTGGCCCACCAACCTGTCGTCGACCGTGGGACCGCTGACCGAGGCCCCGAGCGACAAGCTCATCCGTGCCCTGACGACTCTGGAACCTGGTGAGACCTGGCTGCTGAAACCGCGTCGACTCGACGGCACCGGACGGCTCTGGTCCCCGGGAATCAAGGACGGTGTCTCACCTGGGTCGTTCTTCCATCTCACCGAGTGCTTCGGCCCGGTCCTCGGGCTCATGCGCGCCGACGACCTGGATGATGCGATCGACCTGCAGAACCGGCCCGACTTCGGCCTCACTGCCGGCCTCCACTCACTCGAGCCCCGGGAGGTCCGCACGTGGCTGGACCGCGTGCAGGCGGGCAACCTCTATGTGAACCGCGGCATCACGGGCGCGATCGTTCGGCGGCAGCCGTTCGGCGGCTGGAAGCGATCGTCGGTCGGCCTCGGGTCCAAGGCTGGTGGACCGAACTACCTGATGCTGATGGGCACGTGGACGGACGACCCGACTCCGCGGGCTGCGGCTGCCCCCGCCCTGCCCGTCGTCGCGGACTTCGCCGGCGAGGCCGGCCATGCACTCGAGTCCGCGGACGCGCAGTGGCTGACAACCGCCCTCGCCGACGACGACCGGGCATGGCACGCGGAGTTCGGGACGCCGCGGGACGAGACCGGACTCAGCGGCGAGGCGAATGTGTTCCGCTACTGCCGCTCTCGCGTGCTGCTCCGGGTGTCGGCCGACGCGTCAGCGGCGCACACCGCCCGTCTGATCGCGGCGGCACTGCGCGCGAATGCCGACATCACGATCTCCGTCGCTCCGGGGCTCCGGATCGCCACCGCGCACGTACTGCAGGCTGCCGCGCGGGCGGGCCTCGATGTGCAGGAAGCCGACGACCACGCATTTCGGTCCTCGCTGACGACCACCACCGTGCCGCGTATCCGGACGGTGGGCTCTGTGCCGTCACCGATCCGCGAGGCGATAGCCGCGCGCCCCGATGTGGCGCTCCTGGACGACGCCGTCACCTCGTCGGGGCGAGTGGAGCTGCGCTACTGGCTGGCCGAGCAGGCGGTGTCGATGACCCTTCATCGATTCGGCAATCCGAATCACGCGTTCCACGAGCTGGCAGCCGCGTTATGCTCACCCGCATGCCCTCGCCCCGGGGGAATCTCCATCTCGTCTCCAGCCGACCACTGA